One Ranitomeya variabilis isolate aRanVar5 chromosome 4, aRanVar5.hap1, whole genome shotgun sequence genomic window, CTAAGCTCATTGACTTTTACAAGCTCCATGCTCCGGAAGAGATAGCAAACGAAGCAGTGATAAAGAAAAAAATACAGGCGCTACGCACAGTGTGGAGGAAGGAGCTAAATAAGGTCCTTCACACTACAAGGTCCGGAACTTCGACCGAAGATGTTTACGTGCCAAGGCTTTGGTACTTTGAACATATGAATTTTCTAAGGGACCAAGAGGTTCCACGGACATCCACGTGTCTACACTTGTTGGCACCTGCACCTGCGGAAGAGATTGTATCACCGGACCTCGTCGAGCAGGACTCTCAATGGCAACAAGTAAGTACCTCTTTTCACAACAGGTTCACCAATGTGTCGTATCATTAAATCTAATTTATCAGCATTTTCGGTTTTATCCTTCTGATTATCCCATCAATTTTTTAGTTATTACAAAATCATGTACGCATAAGTAACCCTGTCGCATTACAGTATTATATCGCAACCTTCATAAGTATCTAATGGCGACCTTCTTAAAATTCATAAACCATACCATCTCTACAATTGTATCGCTTCCAGCTGCAGATAAGTATTATTGGTGAGATTATTCGGCAATTACATATTCATCAGGTTCCCCTTGCAGTCAGAACAGTGTAGTTCAAAGTAATAAATAAATGGGAATGTTAAATAATATTACTAAGCTAAAAATCTATTATAACATTATTGCATGAATACGAATATATAGTTTGGATGCGGTTAGGGTGTTAAGACTTTTGGTTTTCGGGTtactaacttttttttgtattctccccaggaggacagtgcacaggacagtacacaggactgtgcacaggacagCTCAACGACTGAATTTGTGGAGGCTGCACCTGCCAGGACTCAAGGGAGGCTAGGTTCTCGGAAACGTAAGGCCACCGCAGACGTCTCCCATGAACTGGTGAGCCTGGCAAAACAGGCGTTAACAAACAGTGTCAGCCCTGCGATGCAGGGTTTTGGACACTATATAGTGGACAAACTGGCCAAAATGGATGACAGACAAAGAACAATAACCGAGCGTCTAATTTTGGAAGCGGTTCACAAGGGTTCAGATGGCAATTTGGACGAGCACACTCGTTTGGTGTCTTCACGGCCAATGCAGCGGACAGAGTCCTCATATTTCAATGGTTGGGCACACACACCAAGACGGCAAAATCTCCCCGTTTCCCACTTTGGTCCGCCACCCCCTAACTCCTACACGCCAATGCCTTCTCAGATGGCTTCGCCCATCAGGCACCAAAGTTATGGATCTGAAGATTTGGCATATCACGATTTGTGATTTTATAAATTTCGTTAAATAAATTTTTAtgcattccatttttttttattttcttgttaTTTATACTGTGTTTAATAAAACTTTTTCCTTGAAATTCAATCTCGACTGGTTGATTGGTGTGTCTCGATCACTGAGACAAAATGGGTCCACAGCACTGTATGAGGGCATAAATTCACGTAACCAAGAAACGTACATTTCTAAAAATAAAACATGGAAAATTGATGCAAAGTTTAAAAATATTGGTTTAATTAATTATGGTCACACTGCCGGCTTCTGTTGTTGAGAAAGAATAAAAACCGAACATTAataacacaataataataataacacagtaTAGAAGCGGTGAGTGGCAATCTTAAGCGTGTTTTTGAAAACCTTACGTGGCAAGACCTCGTCTGGGGACAAATTCTCCGAAAGGAGAAAAGCCCGGAGG contains:
- the LOC143769057 gene encoding uncharacterized protein LOC143769057, with protein sequence MNFLRDQEVPRTSTCLHLLAPAPAEEIVSPDLVEQDSQWQQEDSAQDSTQDCAQDSSTTEFVEAAPARTQGRLGSRKRKATADVSHELVSLAKQALTNSVSPAMQGFGHYIVDKLAKMDDRQRTITERLILEAVHKGSDGNLDEHTRLVSSRPMQRTESSYFNGWAHTPRRQNLPVSHFGPPPPNSYTPMPSQMASPIRHQSYGSEDLAYHDL